The Fervidobacterium pennivorans DNA segment TTAGGATCGTACTCTATTGCAACAACTTTCGCGGGAATATTTTCTTTTTCCCATCTTCTGAAGTCAACTATCCTGTAAAGCCTCTTGTGGCCACCACCTCTGAATCTCACTGTGATTCTTCCGTGGTGGTTCCTTCCTCCCGTCTTCTTAAGAGGAACTACCAACGACTTTTCGGGTTCTGTTTTTGTGATTTCCGAAAAGTCTGGTATGACCATGAATCTTCTACCTGGAGTTGTTGGCTTGAATCTTTTAAGACCCATTGTTATTCACCCCTTACGCTTGGAGTTCTTTAATCGTGTAGCCTTCTGCTAATTTGACTATGGCTTTTTTCCATTCTTTTGTATGTCCTTCTCTTGCCATATAACCTCTTCTGAGGTCTCTTTTGGGCTTTGGCTTCACGATAAGTGTGTTGACTCGTTCTACTTTAACGTTAAAAAGTTTTTCAACTGCTTCTTTTATCTCTTTCTTATTTGCATTTTTGTCTACTTCGAATACGTATTCTCTTTCTGCTCTCAGGTTCATTGATTTTTCACTGATAATCGGTCTGATGATAATGTCAGAATAATCTTTTCTCATTTTCCGAGCACCTCCTCAATTTTGCGAACGGTGCCCTCAGTAAGGACAACCTTTGATGCATTGATAATGTCGTAAACGTTCAAACCGTCGATGTTATTTCCTTCATTGTTGTTCGGGTTATCTGCGATGATAACCTTCACACCTGGAATGTTTCTTCCGGAAAGCTTTACGTTTACGTAAGAATCTTCTTTCTTTGGAAGAACGAAAAGAACCTTTTCGTCAGCGATTCCGAGGGCCTTCAAGACTTCTCTCATCTGTTTCGTTTGAGGTTTATCAAATCGTATATCACTCAGAACAATGAGGTTCCCTTCTCTGAATCTTACGGATAGTGCTGACTTCAATGCGAGTCTTTTCATCTTCTTGTTCAATCTCTTCAAGAATTTTCTTGGTTTTGGACCGTGAGCAACACCACCGTGTCTCCAGTGAATAGCCCTTATCGAGCCTTGCCTTGCCCTACCAGTGTGTTTTTGTGGCCACGGTTTCCTTCCACCACCGGAAACTTCTCCTCTAGTCTTTGTAGATGCTGTTCCTGCTCTTGCGTTTGTAAGCTGCATATCGATGTAGCGCCACATAACATCAAGGTTTGGTTCGATGTTAAAAACTTCGTCACTAACTTCGATTGTTCCAATCTTCTCACCTTTTATGTTCCAAAGTGCCACATGTGCCATGTTCTTCTTCCTCCCTTACTCCGTTTTCGGAGCACGTCCCTGAACTCTATCAGAAAGCGCCATGCTTCAAAATAATATTTAATAATATTTAGAATAATCACTTATCCACTTTCACAGCGCTTCTGATGAGAACAAGGCTGCCCCTCGCTCCTGGCACTCCACCTTTAACCGCTATAAGGTTATTTTCGGGGTCAACTTTCACAACTTCCGAATTGAGTATTGTGACCCTTTCATTTCCATACCTTCCAGGCATCCTCTTACCTTTGAAAATCCTTGCTGGTTCGGTGTGCTGACCGACAGAACCAAGTTCTCTGTGGAATTTCGCACCATGTGATTTTGGACCACCCTGGAAGTTCCATCTCTTCATTGCACCTGCGAAACCTCTACCTTTGGTCCAACCCGTAATGTCAATTTTATCGCCTTCTTGGAAAATTGCAACTGTGATTTCTTGTCCGACGGAGTATTCGTCTACGTTGTCTACTCTAAATTCTTTTAATACTCTCATAGGTTTCACGTTTGCTTTCTTGAAAACTCCAAGAAGTGGCTTTGTGAGTTTCTTCTCACTGACTTCTTCAAATCCAAGCTGGACAGCATTGTAACCATCTTTATCAACGGTTTTCTTCTGAACAACAACGCATGGACCAGCCTTCAAAACCGTCACTGGAACAACCTTGTCATCTTTCCACAAGCGGGTCATTCC contains these protein-coding regions:
- the rplW gene encoding 50S ribosomal protein L23, translated to MRKDYSDIIIRPIISEKSMNLRAEREYVFEVDKNANKKEIKEAVEKLFNVKVERVNTLIVKPKPKRDLRRGYMAREGHTKEWKKAIVKLAEGYTIKELQA
- the rplD gene encoding 50S ribosomal protein L4, which produces MAHVALWNIKGEKIGTIEVSDEVFNIEPNLDVMWRYIDMQLTNARAGTASTKTRGEVSGGGRKPWPQKHTGRARQGSIRAIHWRHGGVAHGPKPRKFLKRLNKKMKRLALKSALSVRFREGNLIVLSDIRFDKPQTKQMREVLKALGIADEKVLFVLPKKEDSYVNVKLSGRNIPGVKVIIADNPNNNEGNNIDGLNVYDIINASKVVLTEGTVRKIEEVLGK
- the rplC gene encoding 50S ribosomal protein L3, with the translated sequence MKFIIARKIGMTRLWKDDKVVPVTVLKAGPCVVVQKKTVDKDGYNAVQLGFEEVSEKKLTKPLLGVFKKANVKPMRVLKEFRVDNVDEYSVGQEITVAIFQEGDKIDITGWTKGRGFAGAMKRWNFQGGPKSHGAKFHRELGSVGQHTEPARIFKGKRMPGRYGNERVTILNSEVVKVDPENNLIAVKGGVPGARGSLVLIRSAVKVDK